AGCCACGGATCAAGACAATGGAAAGTTGCAAAATAATCACGACCCCTATCAACATGGCGAGGGGCAGATATTTTTTGAAGTCACGTCGCAAATGTGCCAAATCAAGATCCAACATCATCACCACAAACAGGAACAGCACCATCACAGCACCGACATAGACCAAGATCAGAATCAAACTTAAGAACTCAGCCTTAAGGAGCATCCAAATTCCCGAGGCACTAAAGAAAGCCAAAACCAAGAACAGGGCTGCGTGCACAGGATTAGGAACTGTTATGACCCGCAACGCAGAAATCACTAAGAGCGCTGCGAAGGCAAAGAAAAAGAGGGAGAAAATGAAATCAGGATCGAGGGTCATAAATCAATTAACGGTATGGGGCATCTGCCTCTCGGTTGGCTGCAATTTGTTTTTCGTATTCATCAC
This genomic window from Polynucleobacter sp. MWH-UH24A contains:
- a CDS encoding NADH-quinone oxidoreductase subunit J translates to MTLDPDFIFSLFFFAFAALLVISALRVITVPNPVHAALFLVLAFFSASGIWMLLKAEFLSLILILVYVGAVMVLFLFVVMMLDLDLAHLRRDFKKYLPLAMLIGVVIILQLSIVLIRGFIGTTAPVNTLPDVVAANNTQALGYLMFTEYIYAFEVAGIVLLVAIIAAVALTLRKRKDVKGQNIAEQVAVSAKDRMRIVSMDAEREAKQDLKSRSNPGDQA